From the Arctopsyche grandis isolate Sample6627 chromosome 11, ASM5162203v2, whole genome shotgun sequence genome, one window contains:
- the LOC143919241 gene encoding uncharacterized protein LOC143919241 has protein sequence MNRYITLSQLGDGTYGSVVLGQRRDTGEKVAIKRMKRKYYSWEEAMNLREVKSLKKLSHANVVKLKEVIRENDVLYFVFEYMKENLYQLIKDRERHFPEPVIRNMVYQVLQGLAFMHRHGFFHRDMKPENLLCMGPDLVKIADFGLAREIRSRPPYTDYVSTRWYRAPEVLLHSTTYNSPIDMWAVGCIMAELYTFRPLFPGNSEIDEIFKICSVLGTPDKDDWPEGFQLANSMNFKFPVFSKVPLDSIIQGASRDGLKMIEDMLMWNPQNRPTAQQALRCPYFQVGTKINTSNANIYPMQRTIQVSSHNSENMNNSIMNNKIIINNKLVNITNMSSGKMSANNNEQTSAVFTKNVNNVGKSYNNYVTNSSTLNVVVHQTSMQRPEMGLPYVIPTTKVQTVQVVPSSIVPSYNPTPVQRNRYHDVENKMSVPSLPMLSNSNEDKDRNSDDEFAHILGGKITNHEVKSKNSTWKDDHLFNIDDILKPSQPSPRNRYLNNSRYVAGQNPNLRNFGDTPNKRQKNIPELISNNYKNSNNGISVLPRKNSNAMNDWSAWPAKNEREKSALEQYLSSSRYYAGQKLDTSIFGPIHKNPGYIIGDDDQTSMKNPSFIGRTDWASKYLK, from the exons ATGAATCGGTATATAACTTTGAGCCAGCTTGGAGATGGAACTTACGGTAGTGTTGTTTTGGGACAACGAAGGGACACCGGTGAAAAGGTAGCGATTAAacgaatgaaaagaaaatattactCTTGGGAAGAAGCTATGAACTTAAGGGAAGTAAAG TCACTGAAGAAATTGAGTCACGCAAACGTCGTCAAATTGAAAGAAGTGATCAGAGAAAATGACGTGTTATATTTTGTGTTCGAATACATGAAAGAAAATTTATACCAACTGATTAAAGACCGAGAGAGACACTTTCCAGAGCCTGTGATTAGAAATATGGTTTATCAA GTTCTGCAAGGTTTGGCGTTCATGCATAGGCATGGATTTTTCCATCGAGATATGAAACCTGAGAATTTACTATGCATGGGACCTGATTTGGTGAAAATTGCTGATTTTGGGTTGGCTCGAGAGATCAGATCGAGGCCTCCATATACAGACTACGTTTCAACGAGATG GTATCGTGCTCCAGAAGTCCTGTTACATTCTACAACCTACAACAGTCCTATAGATATGTGGGCTGTTGGATGCATAATGGCTGAACTTTACACATTTAGACCACTGTTTCCTGGAAATAGTgaaattgatgaaatattcaaaatatgctCCGTGCTGGGAACACCTGATAAA gacgATTGGCCTGAAGGGTTCCAATTGGCCAATTCGATGAATTTCAAGTTTCCCGTATTTTCAAAAGTTCCGCTCGATAGTATAATACAAGGTGCCAGCCGTGATGGTTTAAAAATGATTGAAGATATGCTGATGTGGAATCCACAGAATCGACCGACGGCACAACAAGCATTGAG ATGTCCGTATTTTCAAGTGGGTACAAAAATCAACACTTCCAATGCTAACATTTATCCAATGCAGAGAACTATTCAAGTGTCGTCGCACAACAGTGAAAACATGAACAATTCCATCATGAACAATAAGATAATCATCAATAATAAACTCGTTAACATAACGAACATGTCAAGCGGTAAAATGAGTGCCAAtaacaatgaacaaactagtgCAGTGTTCaccaaaaatgtaaataatgtaGGAAAGTCGTACAACAATTACGTAACCAACAGTAGCACTTTGAATGTGGTAGTGCACCAAACGTCTATGCAAAGACCTGAAATGGGTTTACCATATGTGATTCCGACAACCAAAGTACAAACCGTTCAAGTGGTGCCATCTTCAATCGTTCCATCGTATAATCCTACTCCAGTTCAAAGAAATAG ATATCACGATGTCGAAAATAAGATGTCTGTTCCTTCGTTGCCAATGTTATCGAACAGTAATGAAGATAAAGATAGAAATTCTGACGATGAATTTGCTCATATTCTTGG AGGTAAAATCACTAATCATGaggtaaaaagtaaaaatagcaCATGGAAAGATGACCATCTCTTCAATATTGACGATATTTTGAAGCCATCTCAGCCAAGTCCTAGAAAtcgttatttaaataattcccGATATGTTGCTGGACAAAATCCCAATTTGAG aaatttcGGCGATACTCCTAATAAAAGGCAAAAGAATATACCTGaattaatatcaaataattataaaaatagcaataatGGCATTTCCGTACTTCCTCGTAAAAATTCGAACGCAATGAACGATTGGAGTGCTTGGCCGGCCAAAAAT GAAAGAGAAAAGAGTGCTTTAGAACAATATTTAAGTTCATCGAGATATTACGCTGGTCAAAAATTGGACACTTCAATTTTCGGACCGATTCATAAAAATCCAG GATACATTATTGGGGACGATGATCAAACTAGTATGAAAAACCCAAGTTTCATAGGTCGAACAGATTGggcatcaaaatatttaaaataa
- the LOC143919242 gene encoding type II inositol 1,4,5-trisphosphate 5-phosphatase-like, translated as MNVSESVAAAVAAKFAIGKRVAAILGDAALVGAEWLPREHVLALTSIERVVPVDSSFKCEIDDASSDTEFLLYVTVSSKKLKIQFELKHGKPTAEFIDELFRAIEIAEKFPEARQFTWLHKYTGSKKSNVSSTEMGSPDIVVSRQQIARGITPSAVRDSMIKYQMKMKEYDYTYTQSFKIFVGTWNINGQPPTASLKTWLTVDSSPPDIYAVGFQELDLSKEALLFDFTIRENEWLDAVNAGLDTRTKYHKVELVRLVGMMLIIYAQRQHMEHIKNVAYDTVGTGIMGKMGNKGGVSIRFELHNTSFCFVNSHLAAHVEEYDRRNQDYHDICNRTHFSRIYPNKTIKDHNQIFWLGDLNYRITNMNHVTVKELLLKNNIEAVLGADQLRIQCEASNVLNGFTEGAITFQPTYKYDPGTDNWDSSEKVRAPAWCDRIFWKGEDIKQLSYQSHPQLNISDHKPVSALFISQVKVIDLKKYRKVHEDVIKKLDKLENEFLPHVTVEPTEIIFDNVKYLEPQAQEVCIANTGQVPVQFEFIKKLEESTYCKDWLNIEPYTKCLNPGEKCDVRLEVFIYKKSAFKFNSGEDKLYDILVLHLDGGKDIFITVNGTYKKSCFGTSIETLIHLKAPVREVHYKRLIESEVPNQQNPYLIPKEVYFLVNHIYVNGLNEPNLFKLPGRHCELLGVRDWLDSGSLDELPGSIHSVTEALMMLLESTSEPIIPYNHHYACLNASSNYLLCKQIIAQLPAPKKAVYLYLCSFLQEVLNHSGENGTDSKTLASLFGALFLRDPPQHKSKPLYDRKKAMFVHHFLVNNQTHMVFGD; from the exons ATGAACGTGAGTGAGAGTGTGGCTGCTGCAGTTGCGGCAAAATTCGCCATCGGAAAACGAGTGGCTGCCATATTGGGTGACGCAGCCCTCGTTGGAGCTGAATGGCTTCCTCGAGAACACGTCTTAGCGCTG ACCTCCATCGAGAGGGTGGTCCCCGTCGACTCGAGCTTCAAATGCGAAATAGACGACGCCAGCTCCGACACCGAATTCCTCCTCTACGTCACCGTCTCCTCCAAGAAACTTAAAATCCAATTCGAACTGAAACATGGCAAACCCACAGCCGAGTTCATCGACGAGCTCTTCAGAGCCATCGAAATAGCGGAAAAATTCCCAGAGGCGCGCCAGTTCACCTGGCTGCACAAATACACCGGCTCCAAGAAGAGCAACGTATCGTCAACCGAGATGGGAAGCCCCGACATAGTAGTCTCTCGTCAGCAAATCGCCCGAGGCATCACACCTTCAGCTGTCAGAGACAGCATGATCAAATACCAAATGAAGATGAAAGAGTACGACTACACGTACACACAGTCGTTCAAGATATTCGTCGGCACTTGGAATATCAACGGGCAACCGCCGACAGCTTCTCTGAAGACTTGGCTCACCGTGGATTCATCCCCGCCGGACATCTACGCTGTCGGCTTTCAAGAGTTGGATCTGTCAAAGGAGGCGCTTCTGTTCGACTTCACCATCAGGGAGAACGAATGGCTGGACGCCGTCAACGCTGGATTAGACACCAGAACCAAATATCACAAAGTCGAACTGGTCCGACTCGTCGGCATGATGCTGATAATATACGCTCAAAGGCAACACATGGAGCATATTAAGAACGTTGCGTACGACACCGTCGGAACGGGAATCATGGGCAAGATGGGCAACAAAGGTGGAGTTTCCATTAGATTTGAACTCCACAACACTTCGTTCTGCTTTGTTAACTCGCATCTGGCGGCACACGTCGAAGAGTACGATAGGCGCAATCAAGACTATCACGACATATGCAACAGGACCCACTTCTCAAGAATATATCCCAACAAAACGATAAAGGACCACAATCAAATATTCTGGCTCGGCGATTTGAATTACAGAATCACCAATATGAATCACGTCACCGTTAAAGAACTGCTACTGAAGAATAATATAGAGGCAGTTTTGGGTGCCGATCAGCTGAGGATTCAGTGTGAGGCCAGCAACGTGTTGAACGGGTTCACCGAAGGCGCTATAACCTTCCAACCGACGTATAAATACGATCCAGGTACGGACAATTGGGATTCCAGCGAAAAAGTCAGAGCGCCCGCTTGGTGCGATCGAATATTTTGGAAAGGAGAAGATATCAAGCAGCTGTCTTACCAAAGCCATCCCCAATTGAACATCAGCGACCACAAACCGGTGAGCGCGCTCTTCATCTCACAGGTGAAAGTCATCGATTTGAAGAAATACCGCAAAGTTCACGAAGACGTAATCAAGAAGTTAGATAAACTGGAGAATGAATTCCTGCCGCACGTCACCGTCGAGCCGACCGAGATAATCTTCGACAACGTCAAGTATCTAGAGCCGCAAGCGCAGGAGGTATGCATCGCCAACACTGGCCAGGTGCCGGTCCAGTTTGAATTCATCAAAAAGCTTGAAGAGTCTACGTACTGCAAGGACTGGTTGAATATAGAGCCGTACACCAAATGCTTGAACCCCGGCGAGAAGTGCGACGTGAGACTCGAAGTCTTCATCTACAAAAAGTCTGCGTTCAAGTTCAACTCGGGCGAGGACAAACTGTACGACATCCTCGTGCTGCATCTGGACGGCGGCAAGGACATATTCATCACGGTGAATGGCACGTACAAAAAGAGCTGCTTCGGCACGTCTATAGAAACCTTGATCCACTTGAAGGCGCCCGTACGAGAAGTCCATTACAAAAGGTTGATCGAATCAGAAGTGCCGAACCAACAAAATCCGTACCTCATACCGAAGGAGGTGTACTTCCTAGTCAATCACATTTATGTGAATGGTCTGAACGAGCCGAACCTGTTCAAGCTGCCGGGCCGGCATTGCGAGCTGCTGGGCGTTCGCGACTGGCTCGACAGCGGATCGCTCGACGAGCTGCCCGGCTCCATACATTCCGTAACCGAAGCGCTGATGATGCTACTAGAGAGCACTTCGGAGCCGATCATTCCGTACAATCACCACTATGCGTGCCTCAACGCCTCGTCCAACTATCTGCTGTGCAAGCAGATCATTGCGCAGCTGCCCGCGCCGAAGAAAGCCGTCTACCTGTACCTGTGCAGCTTTTTGCAAGAGGTGTTGAATCACAGCGGCGAAAACGGCACCGACTCCAAAACTCTGGCCAGCCTCTTCGGAGCGCTATTTCTGAGAGACCCGCCCCAACATAAATCTAAACCACTATATGATAGGAAAAAAGCCATGTTTGTGCATCACTTCTTAGTGAACAATCAAACCCATATGGTATTCGGTGATTAG